The nucleotide sequence CTAGATCTGAGTCAGTATCAAACTCTCAAGAAGCACTAGTGAATGACAGAATTGCGTCCAGATCTGGACTCCAAGGGAGGGTTCATGTACTCACTGGTATGAACTGTCTCAGCTTCACGCCAGCCTCCCTAAACACCCGGGCTGTATCGTTGTCCATGCTGTATGTGTGAGCATAGACAACCTCGCTGATGCCCACCTGGCAGATTTTGATACTGCATGTGAGGCAGGGACACGTGTCGCAGTATAGGACAGAACCCTCGCGTATTCTTTCTCGCCCCGCTTCCAAAAGCGCGTTCTCTTCGGCATGGATACACAGGCAAGTCGATAAGCCCACTCCGGAGCTATTGCCGTCATTGCACCTTGGACAGCCTCCTTCAGTGCAATTCTGTAGTCCCCTTGGAGTCCCATTATAACCGGTGCTAATGACCCTGCGTTCTTTGCCAACAAGCACACATCCGACTCTACGCTTCATACAATTGGAGCGTTGTGCAGCAAGGGATGCCAATTCCATAAAGTAAGTGTCCCAGCAAGGGCGAAGACGATCAGGATTCGGGATGTCCAACTTGCCAAGGGTAGCATAGAGGTGCGCTAGAGAGGATGATGTGTTGAGTAGTCTCACAACAGCACGGGAGATAAGGGGTGAAAGGCCTTTCTCTGCATCGTATAGGTGGATATCGCTCTCTCTGACAAAGTCTTCTAGACTCATGTCAGGCTCTCCCGTATGCCTCTGCCTCGCGCGGTCCTGGAACCGTCGCCAGCGGACCGTCAATGGCGCATCGACGGAGAGCAATAGGAAGAAAGGCCGACGGAGAAAGACGTCTAGAACTGCCTCGGTGGGAATGTCAGTAGTGACAAAGCGGCTGCGCCAGCGTTTCGTCACAAAGTCGAGGAGTTCCTCAGCTGTGGAAAACACGTGTTGCGGACCATCCCGGAGAGTCAGCGTGGTTTCAGAAGAAGACTGGTAAacattcttggtggtgagcgCTGTTGAGGTCAGAGCGCCTTTGAAGGCTGTCGAGTCAGTAGACTGTGATGGAGACTCTGCATCGTGTTCCTCGGGTGAAGCGGAATGGGCTCCAAGCGAGGTATTGGACGGTCTTGGCTGGGATTGTGGCTGTAGATGGAGAAGTTTGAATCCATGATGCTCAACGAGATATTGGGCCACCGTCTTTTTGCCGGAGCAGATACCTGATCTATGTGAGTTTGGGACTTGACTTGGGAAATTTTGGATATGTTTGTTCTTACT is from Fusarium musae strain F31 chromosome 4, whole genome shotgun sequence and encodes:
- a CDS encoding hypothetical protein (EggNog:ENOG41) gives rise to the protein MLIGVCGSICSGKKTVAQYLVEHHGFKLLHLQPQSQPRPSNTSLGAHSASPEEHDAESPSQSTDSTAFKGALTSTALTTKNVYQSSSETTLTLRDGPQHVFSTAEELLDFVTKRWRSRFVTTDIPTEAVLDVFLRRPFFLLLSVDAPLTVRWRRFQDRARQRHTGEPDMSLEDFVRESDIHLYDAEKGLSPLISRAVVRLLNTSSSLAHLYATLGKLDIPNPDRLRPCWDTYFMELASLAAQRSNCMKRRVGCVLVGKERRVISTGYNGTPRGLQNCTEGGCPRCNDGNSSGVGLSTCLCIHAEENALLEAGRERIREGSVLYCDTCPCLTCSIKICQVGISEVVYAHTYSMDNDTARVFREAGVKLRQFIPPPNGLIHLEKMELY